ggaaaaatattctaaggcaaaaaTAAACTACAGACACAGAGTAAAATAACAGCAAGCAAATATTAGAGATTCACCGGACTCAAACGAGCCCGGAGCAAAGTACGAATATTACAAGAACCAAATGTATCAAAATTCTTCAACAAATAGTAAATTCATAAAAAAAAGTCAAGAATCCGGAGCATTGGAAGGAAGGAAGGTGGGACAGGGTCCGTCGAACGGCTCCGGTTCCCCTAATCCGAGCTCAATATCTTCCTTGGCCTTAATAAACTCAGAGACGAAGCTATCCCAATCGGCCTCCGGATTGGTCTTGATATGCCTTTCAGCAATCAACCAGCACCGAGCTATCTCCGGAGCACCAGCATTGGCAAGGGCTCTATCGTACTCCTCAGATCTTTTAAACTCAGCGATAACTTCAGACTCCGGACGCACAACGGACATCTGTCTCCGAAGCTCAGCTAACTCAGACTTCAAGTCAGAAACCTCTTTTTTAGCATTTTCAGCCCGGATGGTTACTTCATTCAGGTGCTTGTTCAATCTGGACAGAGAATTGTCTTTGTCAATTATCTGATCCCGGAGATGACTAATCTCTGAATCCTTATCAGCAATGGCACTCCGGGAGTTTTAAGCTCATTGTAGGTCAGAGAAGCCGATCCGGCCATATACCCGCCAAGCTACAAAAATAGAGAAACTTAGAAAAACATTCTAAGGCAAATCAACACAAGAAACAAGAATAGAAAAAAGAAGTACCTGACCCCAGAGCCGGGAACACTCCTTCATAGTCGCATCGAATCCGGACTCATTCATCCTCCTCCACTCAGTTTGAGTAGGAATCCCAGCCATGAAGCGAGCGACTTTTTCCTCCAGCCCCGGACCACCTTCATCCGGACTCTCTTCTTCAACATTCTTTCCCTTGCCAGCCCCAGACCCGAACCCAACTTCAAAGTTTTCGGCCCGGGGAGGCTTACTCCCAATGGTGCGAagcctcttcctcctcctccCAGAATCTCCACCCGGAGCCTCGCCTATAGGACCAAGGTCCTCCAGATTAGCAAAATCATCTCCAATTTCAACTTCAGCATCCAACTCCGGACCCAAGTGATTCACAAAAACTTCAGGCTCCGGATTCGGAACCGCATTGCTCTGGGATCCCTCCTCCGCTGAGGCGTTAGATCCGGACCCAGTAGCAGCATTCTTCTTGGGCAACTTGAAAGCCTTGCCCAGACCTTTCAACGCATCACTGTATGCGGAAGACGACATGTCCGGATTGTAGTGAGGCAAACCTGCAACGGAACAAAAAACACAAGTCACAAACAATAAATAATCATAGCAAAAGAAAGCAGATAACAAGTCCGGACAATAAGGAATATAAGAAGTCCGGAAACAAGAAAAAACTACTTACAGCCTAGCCTATTCATGGTTCTATGAATCATAAAAGTATCACGAGTCATCTGAAAACCCAAGCATTCGCAAAAAGCAAACATCAGCCGGATAGCTTCGCCCCGGAGTACTTCCCTACGAAACCGAGTCCGGACTCCCTCCGAAGCAAAATGGGGAAGATAATACAAATCCAAACCCCGGAGCATGATCAGCTCTCCGTTCCAGTACTTCAATGAAGACTGCTGAATCACAGGTCTGTAGGAGCCCCCGTACCCACACTCTGGAGCCCGGAAACGAAGCTCATACAGGGGAAACTGGCTGGAACGGACTAAATGAAATATATGATGCCATAGTTTAAAGGTGGGCTAAACTTTAAACTTATTACAGGTAGCAATAAACCAAGTCATCCATTTTATACCGTTGGGCGTTATCTGCATCAGAGAAACCTTGTATACATACTTACACAAGTGCTTGAGAAACAAGTGCCAGTACGGGTTCCATCCGGACCGGAGATGCTCCAGCCATACTGGAACAAACCCATCAGCCGGCCTGTGATAAATCCTTTCGTCCGAAGTCGGCCACCTCCACTCAATCCGGCGATCCAACTGAAAAGCAGCCCGGACCGCCGAATCCTGAGCAGCATGATCTAGGCCAGCATACTCATCCTTGAGTTCATAGTGCTCCTTAGCCACTATGCTATCAGCAAACTTCCTATCAAAAGCTTCCCTATCATAAGGCCCTGGACCTGCATTAGGCTGCCTAGCGTACCCGGACCTAATACTCCTATAATAGAAGCTATCTTCTATCTCCTCACTCTTACTAACAAAATATCCCAGATTCTCCACCCAAAGTCCCTCCGGACTGTAAGGTACCTTTCTGGAAGAGATCTTAGCAACTGAAAGCTTCGTTACGGCCTCAGAGTCCCAAGTAGAAGCCCTCTTCCCCATCTCAACTCGTTCAGAATCAGCTGAAGAATCAGAATCCGAACTAGACGGCCCCGTATAGCAAGTTATGTAAGCCTTGGCAAgagctttagtccggaccataaacctaaaatAAGTGACAAAGGTTAGTCTAAAATcctacagtttatttatcttgAAAGCTACATGGTCCGAACTACCCTATGATTCAATTTTATTACAAGTCAAAAGCAAACAGTCCGGAGAACCAAAACCCGAAAACTAAAAGCTACTCCGGACTCAAAACTAGCTTATTACTCCGAAATCAGATATCACAATAACACAAAATCATCAACCAATTACAAACTCCAAATCCTAGCCTATTAATCCGGACTAGGTATCGAAGTCCGGACCCTAACAAAAAACCCTAATTCCAGAAACACtatcaaccaaaatcaaaacaccaaaaTATGCCAAAAAAAACTATATGCACACAGATATACACAAGAATTAAACcaaaaactaaacacaacagcATACAAGCAATATAGCAGAAACACAAAACCCAATCGGACAACAAActaaaagaaagaagaaaataaagaaaagaagaGAAGGAAACTTACAAATGAAAAGATTACGGAGAGATTGGAGAAGACCGGGCAACGGCGGTACACCAGCAAGAAATCCCAACGGAAAAGCTTCAAAGAAATtgagaagaaaaggaaagcaagagcAAGAGAAAAGAAGATAAAAAAACAAGAAAGAGGGGAGGGACTGCCTTTTATAGGCGTGGTAAAAAACCTAATCGCCACGACACGTGGCACAATCCTAGCCGCCCATCATGAGCGGTCATTATTGGAAAGTCATTATTACAGCACGTCTTTTGGATAAAGACAACTGTAATAATTCAAATTATTGGGGGGAAAATATAAAAAACGcttcaacttccaagtccggACTACACCTCTCAATTTAATCTGAACCAAGGCACTGAAAAGttcaactcctgacaaggacaaccaccttagtcctgattcgctgaactcatcgcaatccggactgggggcaagaaaagctcaactcctgctaaagacaaccaccttagtcctgattcgctgaactcatcgcaatccggactggggggcaagaaaagcgcAACTCCagctaaagacaaccaccttagtcctgattcgcagaactcaacgcaatccggactgggggccaagaaaagctcaactcctgctaaagacaacctccttagtcctgattcgcagAACTCATCGCAATCCGAACTGGAGGGCAAGAAAAGCCTAAATTCTTCTAACACAACAATCAAAAGCTCACGTTCTACAGACAAACACAAATtcactcccccatccagaaaatctgcataagggagtggggggcacatgatagtacatatagctcctggaaggactactcCTAAGCTCTTACCTCCATACAGCTCCTAGAaggactactcctaagctcctaaccccatacagctcctggaaggactacccctaagctcctaactccatacagctcctggaaggactactcctaagctcctaacctCATACAGCTCCTGGAAGGATTACTCCTAAACTCCTGACTCCACGCAGCTCCTGGAAGGAGTAGTCCCGCACACTACCACTCCTAACTAGCTCAGTCCCGCAAGCATAACCTTGATAAATCCCATcacgtgagacgttggcccaggcacgtgatggggacaactgtcacgcatcaatcatgggaataatcagggcacgtgtcagaggatcctcagaacattcctcgtccagtcccgcgctgacacgtgtaaagcatccactccagccaggtgtcctccgctcccagaaccaatgactatgatctaaaggtaccaaccTCAAAATCCTACTCTTGGGCTATAAATggcccaagaaggtgaggttttggggttaatcatttttcacactcatatacacacacggCAACCTTACATTCATAtttatcttcatcttcccaaaaagctagttcttactctcacgccggaggcgaCGCGGGACCCCAACCCCCTTCCGttgttgttttgtaggaacccaaccacagcGACACCTCTACAGCGGCGAAGGATTCAGGACGGCGCCGAAGGAGcggccccgccaccaggagttatcagaGGAGTGTCGGTCGGTAAGTTCACCCACCAGCAGAGGAGTGTCGGTCGGTAAGCTTCTCCTACAAATGTTGGATTAAATAGTAAGGAACAACAATAACATAATTAGACGAGGACGATAACTTGTCATATAAGAATTCCCATAGCTGAGTATGAACCACGAGGGTTATGATGATAAGTCGATAAAAGCAAAGGACTCAACATCAGAATTAACAGTTCCTCCTATTAACAAGTTTACATGGTTAAGAAACATGTTCTTTTAAAAGTAAGAAACAACTCATGCCATCATAGTTATCAGATTAATGGAAGTTAAGTTGAATGGTTAATTAGTACTTGTAAAAGTATCataaattccataaataaataaCTTAATTACAAATTTCAATCATTAAAATACTCACTACTTGTAACTATCATGTAATTTCAATCATTTTCTATTTCATCATTCTTCTTCTTATAAAGAAACAAAAAACCATTTCCAACTACCtcttctgatttttttttgttaatAAATTTAGTATATTTCTAAATTTAGAAACAAAATTTATTccaaaatttaataaaaatactcGATATTTAATCCAGTTATAACATGACAGTGATGATTACATAATATATTATAGCAAATTTGGTGTACGTTTTCTTGACCCAACTTTGTAAATATCCTTCCATTGTAGTTacatgaaaagaaaagaaatgagcTTATTTTGTTATGTCGCTTAATATAATATTTATGTATGGCCTCGGTGATCACTTAGAAAACACGGATAAGAAAACCTCCAGTTATCCAAATCATAACTAGAGAAAATTGTTATTTGCAGTAAAACTCCTTAATAGAAATACACCAAAATATTGTGTACATACATAATGCAGATGAAAATATTCCTAAATAACAAATAATGCCTGTATACAGGTATTTCACTTGCTGCATATACTACTTTCCCACTTACTACAGCGGTACAGCCCCATAATCACAATACGGACATCTGAATTCTAAAGCAAGTTTTCCGATATTAAAGTTTCAGCTACAAAACATTAAAAGAAATTCTAACATTTTAGGGCAAGGATAATGGCCATCAAACCTCAGCTAAAATAGACGGCTTAGTTCTGACATGGGTTAAAACTCTGCACAATTTGAATCTCTACCAGTTGCTTTTTGCACACATGCAAGTCGGATTCACAGATACTTGTCATATACTCAGAATCCCTCGTAACTGATGAAGATAGCATCGAAAACAAATTTAAGCAAAGGATGAGGTAGGTAAAGCAATCAATACAAATAGTAGCAGACTGACCATTTCTGGAGCTTGCTTAGAAGACCATTTTCTTTCCTTAGGAATACGAACCTCTTCTAATTTGAGACTGTAAAATAACACAAAATTTACATTTGTCCATCCTATTCTATGAGAAATAATATTGATAAAATATATAGAAGCCAATGAAAGGAAATAACAAATCTTACCAACTCCTCTTGAAGCTTGTTAAGCTCAGCATCAGCGGTACCAAGAGCTTCTGTTATTTCCTTGACTTCCGATTCAGGGACAAGAATCATTTCTGGTTGGTGTGTCGCCTAAAAATAACAAGATAATAAGCTGACAAGAACATTCACAAAGCATATGATAACAActtgatataaatatatacacataGGTGCTCACCATCCAGTGGCTCATGACCTTTCTCCCAATGTCAGGTCCACCAATTAGTTGATTTACATCAACAATTTTACCGACTGAATTATTTGCAAACCAGGAGGCATAATCTTTTATGTCATTCCTCACCAAAGTTGCCGCTGATCTTCCACTGTTTATATGATTCGCAGGTTCATTTTTACTCTGTTGTTCATCTTTACTCTGTCTTTTCTTTTTATTCTGTTGTCCATACATCTTCTTTGGAGGATTTTGAGGAACCAGACAAGATAGACCTAACTGTCGTCGACATCTTTCCCCAAGATAGTATTCCCAGGTGTCTAAGCTCATAAATCGTACCCTATTTTTTGCAAGATCAATTGAGGATCCAATGCCATCATAAATTTCAACCTCTACGTAAGGTTCCCAAGTCACCTGTAGAAAGAAAGAAAATTTAGAGAAGCAATATACAAAAGAAAACAGCAGACTCAATTGACTATCAACCTGGGCCACATCATCAACATCATCCAACTGACAGCGAGAAGCAGTAAGTTCTGAATTATCAAGAGTGCCAATATTTTTTGCAAACTTCCAGCGCATAGCCCTTGGAAAGGCTTTTTCACCCTCCTCGGAGTGCTCCGGACGAGATATACTCAGATACTCGAAAGCCCAGAACTAGAATAAGAACAAAGAATGAAATCGACATACAATATTAAGAAAAACACACGCTCACTTGGCCaacaaaaattttcaaaaaaaaatctcCAACTTGAAGTTGGGAAATAATTACAAGAAAGTGGAAACCATCTTTGAGGagaaaatattacaaaatatacAAAGAAAATACAATATGTACCAGTAAAAACTGCCAGAACGCTGTGAAAGCTCCTATCCGTCCAGTAACCTTTTTCCTCATTCCGGAAAGGAAGGCTGCATATGTTATTGCCCCCCAATCATAATTTTTCACAGCATCAATATCTTCTAGAAACTGCAAGAGCTCAAAATGCATCACTGAACGGCTGTTACCAAAGAAACAACTACCAATTACATAAAGGAACAATCGGCGAAAAATTCCTTCCATTGCTTCTCTGGTTGGTGGAACAGCCATCACCTCATCTTTCGAAGGTATAATATTATTCAAGCAAAGTCTATTTCCCGAGAAAAGATCCTCTCTACGTAATCCAAGAAGTCTCCGGACTTTTTTCTTGTCATATTCGGTGTCTAGTTCAATGGGTTGACCTCCGAAACGTAGCCCAGTGATCATAGTCCAGTCCAATGGAGTTGGACCAAGCTCGCAGCAGGGCAAGTGGAGTGTATTTGTCTCAGCAAACCACCTCTCTGTCAAGGCGATAAGGTATCCCTGGGGAAGGTCTACCGGCTCAATCTGGAGAAAATCTCCGAAACCAGCATC
Above is a genomic segment from Apium graveolens cultivar Ventura unplaced genomic scaffold, ASM990537v1 ctg1319, whole genome shotgun sequence containing:
- the LOC141699793 gene encoding uncharacterized protein LOC141699793, whose amino-acid sequence is MPSSATIVNDSEKGDCVQKQSSSTSGVRSNTTTSEVTGAPRNATTAQTSRKQPGKRKRSCGRTSLAKGDGQPSSEANVNPPRSRRTISTRFGEDDMTTADRAISDSQLVGGTADVPLPSTGRGQGRRSISRRNTRSSRTYDTPGSSSERADEEPDIEPGSSDTRVAEDDLTPTERRIPDTQLLRNLGKHPSVYARAGQNPPTKGLYFRGAWRNAVKLYRAANDQYKQLFIDAGFGDFLQIEPVDLPQGYLIALTERWFAETNTLHLPCCELGPTPLDWTMITGLRFGGQPIELDTEYDKKKVRRLLGLRREDLFSGNRLCLNNIIPSKDEVMAVPPTREAMEGIFRRLFLYVIGSCFFGNSRSVMHFELLQFLEDIDAVKNYDWGAITYAAFLSGMRKKVTGRIGAFTAFWQFLLFWAFEYLSISRPEHSEEGEKAFPRAMRWKFAKNIGTLDNSELTASRCQLDDVDDVAQVTWEPYVEVEIYDGIGSSIDLAKNRVRFMSLDTWEYYLGERCRRQLGLSCLVPQNPPKKMYGQQNKKKRQSKDEQQSKNEPANHINSGRSAATLVRNDIKDYASWFANNSVGKIVDVNQLIGGPDIGRKVMSHWMATHQPEMILVPESEVKEITEALGTADAELNKLQEELSQIRRGSYS